Sequence from the Panicum virgatum strain AP13 chromosome 5N, P.virgatum_v5, whole genome shotgun sequence genome:
TTTTTTGAGGAATGAGATGAACACGCATCTGAGAGGAATATTCCTCCAAGGGGTCAACCCAAGCCACCTCAAATTGCATCCAAACAGCCGTAGGGGCGGGTCCAACCCAACCCACCTTGCCCCAACCCTCAACCAAAAACACGGTTAATCGTCGTTAAATAACACTGTCGGGAtataaatttcaaaaaaaaatatgacaAATGATAGATTAGCATACTTCATGATGTTACTCTAATCATAGATGTATTCTTCTAAACATTGAACCTTGTGGATTGAACAAAGTTTTCCGAGAAAAAAATAAACAGAACTCTAGCGTGACCGGATTTTAACCTCATCCTATTTCTCGTTCGAACTACACAAAGCAAATTTCCATTAAAACATTTGCACATGAACATCTTGTTATAGTATATAATAATACCTCTGTTCTAAAATATTATGACACCACTGACTTTTAGCTTAAATTTTGACCaacaatatttatttatttaattaagTAAAGAAAAATAAGCATCACTAGATCTATCATCAGATGTAGTTCATTACATTTGACATGTACATTATTTGTCTGCACAAAAATTtataaaagataaaaagttaaacaaataaataaaagttaatGATATCATATATTTATGTACATTATTTGACGGAGGTAGTacatctgaaaaaaaaatgttcaaaAGAAGATGCGCCGAAGTAACAACGTGCATGTGAGCAAATTCGATTGGCATCAGTTTCAAGGGAAATCGTTGGATCGCCATGAATGACAGTGTTTCTGATCGCTTAACTAGTTGGTTTTTTTTATTCAGACTAATACCCAGTAGGAACCAAGTAATACAAGCACTGCAGCTTGCTAGGAGTAGTCAACAACCATTTGCAGACTAGATTACCCCCCACGAGATTAGCCTCGAGCGCATCATAGATTAATGCAACATAGCAAGGTTGTAGTAATGCGTAACAAAATCCTGCAGCTTcagaagcaagcaagcaagcaaagccAGCAGCTGCACAGAGCTGAGCGCAGCAGCGGCAGGAGGAAGTTgccatgggcggcggcgaggtgaagCCCGGGAAGAGCCAGAAGGGCTCGGCGCAGAGGCACCTCAACGCCGGCTTCGTCGCCGGCGGTCTGCTCATGCTCCTCGTCTACCTCGTCGCCCAGCATTTCGTGGTCAGCGCCCCTCATGGTAGCGAATCCTTCGATCCACCTCACCATGGCTGTGGTTCCTTGCATATGCTCCTAGTAGTATGGTTGTCAGTTGTCACTAGTATTCTCACCAGAAAGCTAGCTGGTTCTTGAGGTCTTTCACCAACGTGTGCCATATCAATCTAGCTTTCATGTTAGTGAACACTGCTGCTTCATTAATTACCTCTTgttatagtttgactatcacaccTCAGATGATAAAGTTTTGTCCTTCTATGAACTGACGATTATGCTTTATTTCCAGCATGTAGTCGATGACCTGACGATCATATCTTGCTGAATTTGCATGCAGTTGTCATTACGGAGGCACAAGAGGTCGAGGATAACATCAAAGTTCAAGGTGAAATAGGTGAGCAAAATTCCTGTTGTTCTGATCACAATATTTCTtctgttatttatttggttCAGATTGAGAATCCAATGTCATCATCGTGAAAAGGTAAAACGAAAACGAGCATGATAGATGTACAGGATCGAAGTCAACATGTGGGGAAGAGCTAGTGAACCCTGTCTCCGTCTCTCCGATGCCTCCTGATATTATAATTGATTACTAGTTCATCTGATCTTGATCATGGTTAAACAATTAACCATAAATTTGAGATCTGGAGATCAaatatttgagaaaaaaattgcTTATACACAATGCTAGTGCCTAGTGGCTGGCATGGCATGGTGAGTGAATCTTTCCGTTTTCCTCGGCGTACTGCAGCAGCAGAGAATGGCAAGGTGGAATGCAAGATGGAGGGCCGCTCCGACACCTGCGAGGTCGACGGCGACGTCCGCACCAACGGCACGGCCCTGTCGGTGACCCTCGTCCCGGCGACCTGGTCGGAGCGCCGCGAgtggatgatccggccctactCGCGCCGGTTCGCCAGCCTCAGGAAGGTTGCCGTGACGCAGCTGCAggacccggccgccgccgcgccgtgcacGGTGACCCACAGCATGCCGGCCGTCCTGTTCGCGGTCGGCGGCTACGCGGGCAACTACTGGCACGACTACGCCGACATCCTGGTGCCGCTGttcgtggcggcgcggcggtacGGCGGCGAGGTCACGTTCCTGATCAGCAACATCCAGTTCAGGCCGCAGTGGCTGGTCAAGTACAAGGCCTTCCTGCGCGGGCTGTCCAGGTACGAGCACGTGGACATGGACGCCGACGAGCAGGTGCGGTGCTTCCCGCACGTCACGGTGGGGCTCCGCCTCGACAAGGAGTTCAGCATCGTCCCCGAGCTGGTGCCGGGGGCGCCCCTCTCCATGGCCGACTTCACCCGGTTCCTGCGCGAGACGTACGCGctcccgcgcggcgcggcggtggccggcccgGGCAGGAAGCCGCGGCTGATGCTGATCCACCGGGGCCACTACCGCCGGATCCTGAACGAGCCGGAggtggcgcaggcggcggggttcgacgtggcggtggcggagctgCGCGGCGACGCGGCCGAGGCAGAGCAGGCGCGGGCGGTGAACTCGTTCGACGCGGTGGTGGGCCTGCACGGCGCGGGGCTGACGAACGCGGTGTTCCTGCCGCCCGGCGGCGTGCTGATCCAGGTGGTGCCGTACGGGAAGATGGAGCACATCGCGCGGGCGGAGTTCGCGGAGCCCGCGGCGGACATGGGGCTCCGGTACCTGGACTACAGCGTGAGCGCGGAGGAGAGCTCGCTGATGGAGACGCTGGGGCCGGAGCACCCGGCGGTGAGGGACCCCGACTCCGTCCACCGCCGCGGCTGGGACCAGGTCTTCGAGCTCTACCTCGCCAAGCAGAACGTCCGCATCAACGTGACGCGCTTCGCGCCCACGCTGCAGGAGGCGCTCGACCACCTGCGCCAGCAGTAGGGGCAGGCGCCATTGGCACTTGCATATAGCTCCGTGGCTGATTTTTTTTCAGGAGGCTCCGTGGCGATGGCTCCATTGAGCTGTGAACACGAACAAGATCACAAACATCACAAGGCATGTTTCCTCGCTGGCCTATATCGAAGCAGGAATAAGGCCCAGGCCCAACCAACCATATAAAGTAGCTGGGCTGCTAAATCTCGATCTGTTCTAGAAAGTCGGCCCAGGCCCAATTGCGTCTGAATTCAAGGGTTGTATCTTCCAGAGAACGGCGCGGTCCTGCAGCCTACTCAGCAGCTCCACAGGCCGCCGGAATTTCACCGCCGACGTCGTGCGCTCGCCGGCTAACGAGTAACGACAGGCTGCAAGGCAGGCACGCGCCTTCCTGCACACGACTCCATGTTTGTCAGTGGAGTCGTCTTTGGGTGTGGTGAATAAATGAAAAATATAAAGAGTTTTTTTATATGTTTGATGATTTATATTTATAcgtatttttctaaaatttgaACGTATAAGCTCAGTCGGATGCCGAATCAAGCtacatttcagcccatttttaGATCAAGCTTAGCGTGATTTAGCCCAGTCTGATATTTATAGGGAAAAAAATCGATTTACACCCttgaactatcacaaaagtcttATTTTCAACCATAAATTACAAAACCGGATAAGATAGACCATTCAACTATCGAAACCGGACAAAATTGACCTTTAAGGTGGTtcgaaggtggttttgtatttttaagaaaaattaaaaaaatctaatgaaatctataaaatcaaaactaattcactttaaaacagaaaaatatggaactacttttaatttttttctaaaaaatgtaatacatctattattgctctatttgaatcttatttattcaaaaataataggtaTAACTACAAACAACCAACtactatgaacataaaaaaaatagatttgAATAACTGGCAAGTACAGTGCCAATAGAAAGGTTATATTTTTAGACAAattttgatacccatttcatatatttttttaaaatgaattaattatgattttttaGTTTACATTTGAATACTTTTAATTTACATAAAACGAAAAACCACTCAAAGGGTCAAATTTGCCTGTTTCGATAGTTTAAGGGTGTAAACTGGACTTTTCACATATTTATAGCCCAGCCAATTCCTCTGGATATCAAACATATCAGCCCACTCAAAAACCATGCCACATTCAAGCACGTTTCGGCCCACACAAGGCCATCCCTATGAAGGCTTTTCTAATCCTCTTTTTTTTCAGGTAACTTTCCAACCCTCTCCTCCACCATCTTCAATATTCTCAGTGGCAAATCTAGCGAATCTTAGGATGTAAAATTAGGGGGtttatttttctcttcttcctctcttctctctttttcttcttcctctcgttCATTCATAATTGAAAATTATTGGGGAGTTTTGGGGGCTTCATGGAATCTATGGGGGTAGGGGGTGTTGAAGCCCCCCAGCACCCTCTGGATCCGCCCTTGAACATTTTGTCTTTGTCCTTGTTGTCGCCCCTATTTCTTCCGCAACCCCAGTTGCAGATTGATACCACGGACGCTCGGTTCTCCTAGTGCTAAGCTTTGCTATCTCGCAACTTGCCATGGTTCCTGGCGTGCCGCGGAGCCTCCATTTGCCCTTGATACACAGAGGTGAAGTGTGGTGTTTACCCTCTCAGTTTCAGGTTAGTCTTCTTGAAAAAAACATGTCCATACTGATATGGGAGaaaaatctatgaaaaagatAAAACCACTTGTAAAACCGCAGAGAAAGGTAAAACAAACGGTTTTAATAGTTGAGGAGGTTGAATACCCAGTTTTGCAGTTAAGAGAGGAAAATTAGACTTTGTGATAGTTGAGGGAGGGAAAGTATGTATTTTCCAACTCTGCCCTGTATCTCCGTAGCTCCATTGAGGTGTGAACACTAACAAGATAACAAGTTCACAACCTCACAAGGCAATTAGAAACTTGGTCTGAATTTCGTCACTGGCCTATGTCGAAGCAAAAAAAAGGCCCAAGCTCAACCCCAGCCACATAATTAAAGTAGTGCTAAATCTCGATCGGTTCCCAATCGCCGTCTGAAGTATGGATTCCAGAGACCGGCGCGGTCCTGCAGTCTGCTCAGCAGCTCCACTGGCCGCCGGAACTTCGCCGACGTCGTGCACGTGCGCTCGCCGGCCAACGACAGGCTGCGAGGCAGGCACGCGCCTTCCTGCACACGACTCCGCAACACTCCAACCGCGCAGCATCGCCCGCACACGCACCGCAGGCGGCGCTAGCTCGCTCGTGCGCCTCGTCGCTCGTCGGCCGGGCACCGCACACCGCAGGGCAGGAGCATGATGACCGGCCGGGACGAGAGACACCGAGTCCTGGCGTTCGCAGTACATATTTTAGTCCCACATCGCCCGCGTAGATCGGATCACCGTCAGATATAGGGCGCTAATCGGAGAGGGCTATCGCCGTGCGACAAGCACGGTCTTAGCAATCTCATCATATGTCTATAAACGGATAGGGCGCCTTACCTGACAGGTAGGCTTAAAATAAGCCTCCGTTTGCGCTTGATACAGTGGTGAAGTTAGGTGTTACTTGTGCAAATCGATGAAAAGTTCTCTTGCAGGAAGGCGCCTTTTTGTTTGGTTGTGTTTAGAtttttttggtaaatttttgaaagagaatcttactatttcggaacactaaataaagtctatttacaaaactttttatacggatgagctgtaaatcgcgagacgaatctaatgagtctaattaattcatgattaattcataattagcggatggctACCGTaccatcactgttgcaaatcatggattaagtacgctcattagattcatctcgcgatttacaacgcattcgtgcaaaaaattttgcaaatagattttatttagttctccatgcatgtgtccaaacagtcgatgtgatattttttagtgtaaaattttggaatctaaacaaggccttaataAGCTTACCATGGAGATTTCATAGAGTTTTGCGCATTCAACATCGATACTAGCATAATTTTTCTCGAACTTTAGCCCATGAATACATTGAGCCAACTATGACAAAAAatttcatgcatggagtatcCCTATCCGTTCCTCGCGCTATAGAAGTTGAGTCAATGGATGTGGACATTGATTCTTTCTTATTAACAAGAGTACACTGGAGATGAAATACAGTGCTCTACTGTTCCGATTCTTCAACCGAGACTACCAATTCGGAAATTAAGGTTCAAGGTCTTTACTCCCGGGTCTAATAACCAGGACTAAAGGACTGTGCCAAGCAAACAAAATTACTCCGCACCTAGAACTCAAACCTGAGACCTCTTGCTTTGTGCATAACTTTTTTACCATCCTATCTACGCATCACAAGAGAGTTTGAATGGATACCTTCCTTTTAAACTAACACATGGTCTCCTTTAGTCCGGTTGGAGCCACTAACCATGACCAAATATTCTTTTAGCCCGAGTTAGAGCCACCAACCAGGACTAAAAGATCATTCTAGCCGTTAGATCTGAAAGTAAAATCTTCATTAGTTCCAAGCCCAACAGCAGCCGGAACTAATGTTAAAGAtcaaaaattatttttgtaCTAGGGAACAATAGTTGTATCAACTAATCAATAGCGCACAAGGGGGaacatgaaaactcataaagcTTGAAGGTGGGCTTTTCCTATTTTTTCCTTCATATCTGAAGACATTTGCACCTTTAAGTAGTTTAGGATTTAAGAAGAGGAACTATGACAGCATTGACAGGCAACCTTGGCGAACTAAACGCGTCGTTCAAAAATGGATAGGCTAGAGCATACAAGACTTGCAAACACAAGAGCTTTTATGAATTTCAGATCGAATATGTTGATAGAAAAAATCGAATACGTTCAAAATGAGCGCTTTGCCCTCCACTGATCTGTCAACACATTTTTTTTTATACACACATTTTTTAAGGGGACTGATCTGTCAACACATGGCAAGAATCTATAAATTATAATGCAAGTGCCGAAAACAGCAACAAGACCGAGGCCCAAAATATGGAACACAAGAAATTTGGAATTTTTCATCGTCTTTGGAGCCCACTGGGCAAGCCGAAAACAGCAGCAAGGCCCAGGCCCAAGTCTTAATGGGCTAACATTCCATGTACGAAACGTGTTGTGGCCGAACTCActgtcagtttttttttttcgcgCCGCATGTGTGTTGTTGGCTCCTGCCCATACTGCAAATCTGCAACGAATGAAACCAACGCCTAGTTACAGATTACACACAGGCACGCGGCGGTTGGCCTACCTGAGACTAAGAGAGCCAAAGATCGGAGACTTCCGCGGCCGGCCACCCGTGCTCGCCGTcccatccgccgccgcgtcgcgcgtCGCCGTTGCGCCATTGACGTTCTAGCGCTGGCCTGGCCCCGGCCTTTCAAGGGCCGTGACATCGTCAACCGTCATGGTTCCCGGGGCGGTCGGCCGTTGCATTGCTCGCCTCACGTACCCGTTCTTGTCCACTCGTCAAGGTGACTGGGTGAGGCTGGTGTGACGACGGTCCAGAGACCAGAGGGGCTTCAGCTCTCCATCACACATGAGGTGACGGGAACCGACCCAACCGAATTAGCCGGCCGGACCGGATTGTACAGCCGCCGAAAGCAACCAGTTAAACCAAGATGGcgatggattttttttcttagctGGTGGCAATGGATGAATGGCAATGCAACCAGCATATGTACCTAGCATCTCTCGTTCAAACAGACTGTTTACACATATGATCCATCGCATCGTTTAATTTTTAGCGGCTCGTTTTCAAGATTAGGCCGCCTAATGTTGCCAACCAAACGACTCTTTTTTTTACATTTCGAGTAACTCAACTAGCAGTAGACCACCATGTTGTTTTTACTTGCACTGAATCGAAGACCTGTTCCCTCCGGTAAAAAGCAGTTAGAAATTAACCTGGGGTGACTTTGTCGTACGCGTGCATCACCGGTCATCAGGAACCAGGCGTTTCCAAGAGTCGCTGTGGTGACCTAGAGCGTTGCCTTGCCACCACGTACGCGTGTCGTTTTCCTTTCGTGACGCCACTTGTCCCTTTGGGTGTTCGGGTGCGACTATTAGGCTGCTGTAACTGTAGGTTGGGGTTGACTGTATGTTAGGCCTCCATTGTAGAGAATTATCTTAACATTCTGAATGCTGCTGACCTGCCTGCAGGTGTAGCCTGAtatagcttttttttttaaatgcagaTACTCCTGACAAGGAGCGAAGAAACAGaaaatcactactagaaaaatgccttaaggcaccggttgcatgtgccctttggtaccggttttttgaaccggtaccccgaaaGTGGTACCAAATGCTCGAATCTTTAGTACTGGGTAAATTaatcggtacctaaggcctccaAAATTCACGAAAAATATTCTCTTTGGCTGGAATTTGAACTCGCGACCTCTAGTCTTGCGCGTTACTCCTTTACCATCTCTGCTACACAGTTCTTCTGATTGAGAAGGAGatacttttcttttgaagtaacacatggatgagcctaaggtaccggttggtaacagcAACCGGTACCTAAAGCTCGTctaaaggtaccggttggtggtaccaccctgtactaatataaaagttaccacccggtacctaaggctcattcaaagatttcatccaccccaaaagtatcggtatggagatgaaccggtacctatgctagataccggttcatctccataccggtatttttggggtggacctaaggcttattttctagtagtgaatcGGTGGACGTTAATTGGAAGGATGTACGTGCTGGCCGCTCACTACTGTCGGCGATCACTTGCCGGGATCAAGCAAAGAGCCTGTACTTTGGAACTGGCCAAGCACCCTGCATCTTGCAACGAGCAACCTCCAAATTTCGAATCATCCCATGACCCATGTGATAAGTTAGATTAATGTAGCCCTTGTTTAACGACACCAGTCAGATCCAACGAGAGTAGGCAGGTAGCAATGCAAACCACAGGGCCGATCGATCGATCTGCAGACAGATAGTTTTAATAATCTATTAGGATGACGACAGTTTTAGTTTTTCTTTTGTGAAAAGAGGTCACGACAGATTCGGATGCGCACGATGATCATGCAGATATACAGAGTGCTACTGCAACACCCTATCAATCGGAGTTTGCTAGACGCCAGATGTTGCAACATGCCTGCATAATAAGCTGAAGACACTCGCTTGGGCGCAATTCATGGGCACCAACAAATGTCCCATGCTCCGAATTTTGAAAATTCCTATGGAAAATAAATCCGGTTGattattatttttcttctttttctt
This genomic interval carries:
- the LOC120674537 gene encoding beta-1,2-xylosyltransferase XYXT1-like, which translates into the protein MGGGEVKPGKSQKGSAQRHLNAGFVAGGLLMLLVYLVAQHFVVSAPHVVITEAQEVEDNIKVQGEIAAENGKVECKMEGRSDTCEVDGDVRTNGTALSVTLVPATWSERREWMIRPYSRRFASLRKVAVTQLQDPAAAAPCTVTHSMPAVLFAVGGYAGNYWHDYADILVPLFVAARRYGGEVTFLISNIQFRPQWLVKYKAFLRGLSRYEHVDMDADEQVRCFPHVTVGLRLDKEFSIVPELVPGAPLSMADFTRFLRETYALPRGAAVAGPGRKPRLMLIHRGHYRRILNEPEVAQAAGFDVAVAELRGDAAEAEQARAVNSFDAVVGLHGAGLTNAVFLPPGGVLIQVVPYGKMEHIARAEFAEPAADMGLRYLDYSVSAEESSLMETLGPEHPAVRDPDSVHRRGWDQVFELYLAKQNVRINVTRFAPTLQEALDHLRQQ